The Acidimicrobiales bacterium genome segment TCACCAAGGTGCACAAGGACGCGGTCATGGCTCAGGTCGAGATCCTGGCCGGACCGCACCGGGTGGTGTCCCTGATGAGCCGCGAGGCGGCCGATGAGCTCGGGCTGGCACCCGGGGTGCTCGCCGTCGCCTCGGTCAAGGCCACCAACGTCGTCGTCGAGGTCACCGGGCCAGACCGGACGACGGTCTCATGATCCGTCGCTGGTTCCGGCCGTTCACGGTCCTGGTGGCGGTCGCCGCCCTGGCGTCGGCCTGCGGATCGTCCTCGTCGTCGTCTTCCTCGTCGTCCTCTTCCTCCTCGTCCTCGACGACGCAACCCGATCGGGGTCCGGTGAACGTGCTGTACGCCGGGTCCCTGGTCAACCTCATGGAGCGCGACCTGGGACCCAAGTTCACCTCGGCCACGGGGTACCAGTTCAGCGGTTACGGGGCCGGGTCGGCGCAGGTCGCCAACCAGATCAAGGGTGGAGTTCGCCAGGGCGACGTGTTCATCAGCGCCAGTCCCCAGGTGAACACCACGCTCGAGGGTCCGGCCAACGGCAACTGGTTGAGCTGGTACGCGAGCTTCGCCAAGGGAAGCCTCGTCATCGGCTACAACCCCCAGAGCCGATTCGCGGCCCAGCTGCGGACCCAGCCCTGGAACCAGGTGATCACCCAGCCCGGGTTCCTGCTGGGCCGCACCGACCCGGCACTCGACCCCAAGGGCCAGCTCACCGTGCAGGCCCTGACCCAGGCGGCGGCCACCTACGACGACCCCGCCCTGCTCGGCATCACCAGGACGACCGCTGGCGTGTTCCCTGAGGAGACCCTCGTCGGACGTCTCCAGGCGGGCCAGCTCGACGCCGGCTTCTTCTACAGCAACGAGGCCAAGGAGGCGGGCATCCCCACCGTCACCCTCGGCGCCATCCAGCTGGCCGCGACCTACACGGTCACCGTCCTGAACAAGGCGCCCCACTCATCGGGAGCGACGGCCTTCGTGAACTACCTGCTGGGTGGGAAGGGCCAGAACATCATCGCGGCGCACGGCCTCAGCCTGATCAAGCCGCCGCAGCAGTCCGGGAGCGGCGTTCCGTCCAGCCTGCGCTCGGTCCTGCCCACGTCGTGAAGCCCGGAGCGGCCCGCAGCCCGCTCACCTGGCTCGGCGCCCTCCTCGCCCTCTATCTCGTCGTCCCGCTCGTCGGCCTCGTCTTCCGCCTCCAGGGCACGCCCCAGCGGGGATTCCACGTACCAGGCCTCGGCGCTGCTCTCGCCACCTCGGTGGAGACGGCCACGATCTCGACCGCCATCATCGGTTTCTTCGGCATCCCGCTCGCCTACGCCCTGGTCCGGCATCGCGGGCGGGTCGCCAATCTGGTCGGGATCGCTGTGCAGCTCCCGCTCGCCCTCCCGCCCGTCATGAGCGGGATCCTGCTCATCTACCTGGTGGGTCCCTACACGCTGTTGGGGCGGGCGTTCGGTGGGCGGCTGACCGACAGCCTGGCGGGCGTCGTACTGGCCCAGACCTTCGTCGCCGCCCCGTTCCTGATCGTGGCGGCCCGCTCCGCGTTCGCCAACGTGGAGCCGGCCCTCGTCGACGTGGCCGCGACCCTTGGCCGGGGCGAGTGGTCACGGTTCTGCCGGGTGAGCCTTCCCCTGGCTGCCTCGGGGATCGGTGCGGGGCTGCTCCTGGCCTGGCTGCGGGCCTTCGGCGAGTTCGGAGCCACCGTCATCGTCGCCTACCACCCGTACACCCTCCCGGTCTTCACCTACGTCCAGTTCAGCGGGACCGGGTTGCCCGACACGATCGCGCCGACCACGCTCGCCGTGGTCACCGCGTGCATCGTGCTCGGGCTGGCGCAGTGGCGGCCCCGGCGACGGACAGAGCACATCCCCACCATCCCCGCTGCCTGCCCGCCACCGCGCCGAGAGCCGGCGCCGCTCGGCCTGGACCTCGACCACCGCCTCGGCGACTTTCGCCTCCAGGTCTCCCACCAGGCATCCAGCCCGCTGCTGTCCATCCTCGGGCCGTCCGGGGCAGGCAAGAGCGCCACCCTGCGCTGCGTCGCCGGCCTGTTCGGCCCCGGCGCGGGGTCCGTCCGCTTCGGACACCGGGATCTCACGCGGGTGGCGACCGAACTACGCGGCGTCGGCTACGTGCCCCAGGAGCCGAGCCTGCTCCCCCACCTCAACGTCTGGGACCAGCTGCTGTTCGGAGTGGGCACCGACGCGGGCGTCGCCGCTCACTGGCTCTCCCAGCTGCGGCTGCTCGGGCTGGAGGCCCGGAGACCGGCACAGCTCTCGGGCGGCCAGCGCCAGCGGGTCGCGCTGGCCCGGGCGCTGTGCCGGTCTCCGGATCTGCTGCTGCTCGACGAGCCCTTCTCTTCGCTCGACGCCCCGGTGAAGACCGATCTCGCCCGGGAGCTGCGCCAGCTCCAGCGAGTGACGGGGGTGTCGAGCGTCGTGGTCACCCACGACCCCGAGGAGGCCGCCTTGCTGGCGGACGAGGTGATCGTGATCGCCGAGGGCCGGATCCTCCAGGCCGGGCCGCGCGCCGAGGTCTTCGGTCGGCCCGCGTCGCCAGAGGTGGCCCGGCTGCTGGGCATGCAGAACCTGAACCCGGGTGAGCTGACCGCGCCCGATCGGCTCGTCGCTGGCGGCATCGAGCTAGGAGTCGGCCCCGTGGGGCTGCCTCCCGGCGCTGACGTCCTCTGGTCGATCCGTGCCGAGCGCGTCAGGCTCGCGTCGGACGGTCCCTACCGGGCCACCGTCCTCGACGCCGTCGACCTCGGCACGACCACCGAGCTGCTGTTGCGCATCGGCGACGACCTCGAGCTCCGTGCTCGTCCCGGGGCGGGAGTTGACGCGGAGCCCGGCCAGCATCACCACATCGACCTCCCCGCGGACGAGATCCACGTGTGGCGCTCCATCCCAGCTCTCGGGCCGTCCGACGAGGGCGTTCGCCCGCACTCCGGCGCGGCACCGGCGAGGCAGAGCTGAGGCCCGATACTCGGGCGGCCTGAAATCATCGGACCGATTGCGGCAGGATGGGGCGCGAAGGCCGGTTCGACAGGGCTGGCCCAGTGGAAAGGCGGTCCGGGAGACCGGGCCCAGTCGCAGGAGGCCGGCATGGGTCCTGACGGGTTCAGCCAGCATGGGTGGCAGCATGTGGGGATGAGCAACGGGCTCGAGCTCTTGGCGATCTACGGGTCCATCCTGCTGCTTGCCGCGCTCGTGGCGGGCGGTCTGTGGTTGGCGCATCGCCTGCGCGCCCAACGCGGCGCGCCACTCCACCGCTGGCCGACGGCGAGCCTCGCCAGCCCGCCCACCCGATGGGAAAGGCCGCAGGCGCACGGCGACGGGGGTCGGCTACGGGCCTCGCACGCCGACCGCGATCGGGCGGTCGCGCTCCTGCGAGAAGCGACGGCGGAGGGCTACCTCACCCTCGACGAGTTCGAGGAGCGGATGG includes the following:
- a CDS encoding ATP-binding cassette domain-containing protein, with translation MKPGAARSPLTWLGALLALYLVVPLVGLVFRLQGTPQRGFHVPGLGAALATSVETATISTAIIGFFGIPLAYALVRHRGRVANLVGIAVQLPLALPPVMSGILLIYLVGPYTLLGRAFGGRLTDSLAGVVLAQTFVAAPFLIVAARSAFANVEPALVDVAATLGRGEWSRFCRVSLPLAASGIGAGLLLAWLRAFGEFGATVIVAYHPYTLPVFTYVQFSGTGLPDTIAPTTLAVVTACIVLGLAQWRPRRRTEHIPTIPAACPPPRREPAPLGLDLDHRLGDFRLQVSHQASSPLLSILGPSGAGKSATLRCVAGLFGPGAGSVRFGHRDLTRVATELRGVGYVPQEPSLLPHLNVWDQLLFGVGTDAGVAAHWLSQLRLLGLEARRPAQLSGGQRQRVALARALCRSPDLLLLDEPFSSLDAPVKTDLARELRQLQRVTGVSSVVVTHDPEEAALLADEVIVIAEGRILQAGPRAEVFGRPASPEVARLLGMQNLNPGELTAPDRLVAGGIELGVGPVGLPPGADVLWSIRAERVRLASDGPYRATVLDAVDLGTTTELLLRIGDDLELRARPGAGVDAEPGQHHHIDLPADEIHVWRSIPALGPSDEGVRPHSGAAPARQS
- a CDS encoding extracellular solute-binding protein; amino-acid sequence: MIRRWFRPFTVLVAVAALASACGSSSSSSSSSSSSSSSSTTQPDRGPVNVLYAGSLVNLMERDLGPKFTSATGYQFSGYGAGSAQVANQIKGGVRQGDVFISASPQVNTTLEGPANGNWLSWYASFAKGSLVIGYNPQSRFAAQLRTQPWNQVITQPGFLLGRTDPALDPKGQLTVQALTQAAATYDDPALLGITRTTAGVFPEETLVGRLQAGQLDAGFFYSNEAKEAGIPTVTLGAIQLAATYTVTVLNKAPHSSGATAFVNYLLGGKGQNIIAAHGLSLIKPPQQSGSGVPSSLRSVLPTS
- a CDS encoding DUF1707 domain-containing protein; amino-acid sequence: MGPDGFSQHGWQHVGMSNGLELLAIYGSILLLAALVAGGLWLAHRLRAQRGAPLHRWPTASLASPPTRWERPQAHGDGGRLRASHADRDRAVALLREATAEGYLTLDEFEERMGAVYSARYLRDLDPLVDDIPGHPRPAALEPAAEGWKPVPARSHPVFPVPGILIAVGVLAIALHVWVVPAFPLVLLAFFALRLGRHHRTSA